The Amphiprion ocellaris isolate individual 3 ecotype Okinawa chromosome 6, ASM2253959v1, whole genome shotgun sequence genome contains a region encoding:
- the LOC111571209 gene encoding paxillin-like isoform X2, whose product MDDLDALLADLESTTSHISKRPVFLPDETPYSIPTGGHSYQDVSVPPPVPPPPSAEALNGSLIDQPDSHHSSQQSLGSAQKSSWSRDSSSSPLSHIEEDHVYSFPNKQKTSDSSTAAMTSALGSNLSELDRLLLELNAVQQSSPSFPTTEEAAPPLPSCSITHYENGSAPDILVSPPAQEKPKRNGTRLEEARPTVESLLDELEGSVPSPSPSTRHSDLDTSSQQQARISASCATRELDELMASLSDFKIMAQGKGGAPGGAPTQVNKLDNMLGSLQSDLNKLGVQTVAKGVCGACCKPIVGQVVTAMGRTWHPEHFVCTHCQEEIGSRNFFEREGQPYCEKDYHNLFSPRCYYCNGPILDKVVTALDRTWHPEHFFCAQCGSFFGPEGFHEKDGKAYCRKDYFDMFAPKCGGCARAILENYISALNCLWHPECFVCRECFTPFVNGSFFEHDGQPYCEVHYHERRGSLCSGCQKPITGRCITAMSKKFHPEHFVCAFCLKQLNKGTFKEQNDKPYCHGCFIKLFS is encoded by the exons ATGGACGATTTAG ACGCGTTGCTGGCGGACCTGGAATCTACTACGTCCCACATCTCAAAACGACCCGTGTTCTTGCCTGACGAGACGCCCTACTCCATCCCCACTGGAGGGCACTCGTACCAAGATGTTTCAGTTCCACCTCCAGTGCCTCCTCCACCCTCAGCCGAGGCTCTGAACGGGTCCCTGATAGATCAGCCAGACTCCCACCACTCCTCACAGCAG TCATTAGGTTCAGCCCAGAAGAGCTCATGGTCCAGGGACAGTAGCAGTTCTCCATTGTCTCACATTGAAGAGGACCACGTCTACAG TTTTCCAAACAAACAGAAGACATCAGACTCATCAACGGCAGCCATGACTTCTGCCCTGGGCAGTAACCTCTCAGAGCTCGACAGGCTTTTGCTAGAACTTAATGCAGTACAGCAGAGCTCCCCTTCATTCCCCACCACAG AGGAGGCCGCTCCGCCCTTACCATCCTGCAGCATCACCCACTATGAGAACGGCAGCGCCCCTGACATCCTAGTCAGCCCTCCTGCTCAGGAGAAACCCAAGAGGAATGGAACAAGGTTGGAAGAGGCAAGACCCACTGTGGAGAgtctgctggatgagttggaGGGCTCCGTGCCATCACCCAG CCCGTCCACCCGCCACAGTGATTTGGACACATCATCTCAACAGCAAGCCAGAATCTCAGCTTCCTGTGCCACAAGAGAGCTCGATGAGCTGATGGCCTCTTTGTCTGACTTCAAG ATTATGGCTCAAGGGAAAGGTGGGGCTCCTGGTGGTGCCCCGACACAAGTCAACAAGCTGGACAACATGCTTGGTAGCCTGCAGTCTGACCTCAACAAACTGGGGGTGCAGACGGTCGCTAAAGGAGTTTGCGGTGCCTGCTGTAAACCTATTGTGGGACAG GTGGTGACCGCCATGGGCCGCACGTGGCACCCTGAACACTTTGTGTGCACACACTGTCAAGAGGAGATTGGTTCCAGGAACTTCTTTGAGCGTGAAGGGCAGCCCTACTGTGAGAAAGATTACCATAATCTGTTCTCTCCACGATGCTACTACTGCAACGGGCCCATACTGGAT AAAGTTGTGACGGCGCTGGATAGGACATGGCATCCTGAACACTTCTTCTGCGCTCAGTGTGGATCTTTCTTTGGCCCAGAGG GTTTTCATGAAAAGGATGGAAAAGCCTATTGCAGGAAGGATTATTTCGATATGTTTGCACCGAAATGTGGCGGCTGTGCCAGAGCCATTCTGGAAAATTACATCTCGGCACTGAACTGTCTCTGGCATCCTGAGTGTTTTGTTTGCAGG GAGTGCTTCACCCCGTTTGTGAATGGCAGTTTCTTTGAGCACGACGGCCAGCCCTACTGTGAAGTGCACTACCACGAGCGCCGCGGCTCCCTCTGCTCCGGCTGCCAGAAGCCCATCACAGGACGCTGCATCACGGCCATGTCCAAGAAGTTCCACCCGGAGCACTTTGTCTGCGCCTTCTGCCTAAAACAGCTCAACAAAGGCACctttaaagaacaaaatgacaaacccTACTGCCACGGCTGCTTCATCAAGCTGTTCAGTTAG
- the LOC111571209 gene encoding NAC-alpha domain-containing protein 1-like isoform X1 — protein MDDLDALLADLESTTSHISKRPVFLPDETPYSIPTGGHSYQDVSVPPPVPPPPSAEALNGSLIDQPDSHHSSQQSLGSAQKSSWSRDSSSSPLSHIEEDHVYSFPNKQKTSDSSTAAMTSALGSNLSELDRLLLELNAVQQSSPSFPTTEEAAPPLPSCSITHYENGSAPDILVSPPAQEKPKRNGTRLEEARPTVESLLDELEGSVPSPSPSTRHSDLDTSSQQQARISASCATRELDELMASLSDFKPSSLGSLLDPAGAPFNSHHPPVSSSVTPVASPSLSLSHPSACASPLFSLPGLELHIDEDGGDGGMLMPHPSRVPPHSPTSSLSAASDLELDSVIDVSAAMLSSQTKALLVLSQAASSNSNLMRNSSSPSNTTTPSLTSVNTVLDNKFSKSPSPSVERVSPSAAFGKLSCAPETLSKGSACIHDIDFNFSASPSLKNLTPPLSAPSPHPVPVSISPSSAQVSSKTSSPSTASPLMVPSPLAFTSTSRQHLEAAPAVQRASPLSLQQPLVVEPSLDEALDKLLAMSFAQNHTAAQEEDLQLKMEAQCLGSGMQDVHEELILPMDRSIMQPDTFTSATNTITDDSVDGGTDGNGDLDWADEELSMSLHDGLDGTMTPYTERLYTDGSMTPLTEASWMDESMTPSSCPGTPDVALDLPLLQSPNIDRVSASGHIKSVIRRTKETPNVHPMYRDGHLRRKMGPVIVNKNTSQDRLIEELQGKLGIGRSERRRKQSDDWLTDGVVITSKPQRFRPEGAGSEVDKIIIPPESPVPVRKVLPPPSPPTPRRPPVVEEPKRPLPVQQPPVPIPPPPPPPPSPPPQPIHVQEPVPAAPPQIIKPSAPPAPTQEPPAPKPEPPPPVLKTPTQPPPVEPVAPKVLVSVGCQTEYDPIFPPMQIMAQGKGGAPGGAPTQVNKLDNMLGSLQSDLNKLGVQTVAKGVCGACCKPIVGQVVTAMGRTWHPEHFVCTHCQEEIGSRNFFEREGQPYCEKDYHNLFSPRCYYCNGPILDKVVTALDRTWHPEHFFCAQCGSFFGPEGFHEKDGKAYCRKDYFDMFAPKCGGCARAILENYISALNCLWHPECFVCRECFTPFVNGSFFEHDGQPYCEVHYHERRGSLCSGCQKPITGRCITAMSKKFHPEHFVCAFCLKQLNKGTFKEQNDKPYCHGCFIKLFS, from the exons ATGGACGATTTAG ACGCGTTGCTGGCGGACCTGGAATCTACTACGTCCCACATCTCAAAACGACCCGTGTTCTTGCCTGACGAGACGCCCTACTCCATCCCCACTGGAGGGCACTCGTACCAAGATGTTTCAGTTCCACCTCCAGTGCCTCCTCCACCCTCAGCCGAGGCTCTGAACGGGTCCCTGATAGATCAGCCAGACTCCCACCACTCCTCACAGCAG TCATTAGGTTCAGCCCAGAAGAGCTCATGGTCCAGGGACAGTAGCAGTTCTCCATTGTCTCACATTGAAGAGGACCACGTCTACAG TTTTCCAAACAAACAGAAGACATCAGACTCATCAACGGCAGCCATGACTTCTGCCCTGGGCAGTAACCTCTCAGAGCTCGACAGGCTTTTGCTAGAACTTAATGCAGTACAGCAGAGCTCCCCTTCATTCCCCACCACAG AGGAGGCCGCTCCGCCCTTACCATCCTGCAGCATCACCCACTATGAGAACGGCAGCGCCCCTGACATCCTAGTCAGCCCTCCTGCTCAGGAGAAACCCAAGAGGAATGGAACAAGGTTGGAAGAGGCAAGACCCACTGTGGAGAgtctgctggatgagttggaGGGCTCCGTGCCATCACCCAG CCCGTCCACCCGCCACAGTGATTTGGACACATCATCTCAACAGCAAGCCAGAATCTCAGCTTCCTGTGCCACAAGAGAGCTCGATGAGCTGATGGCCTCTTTGTCTGACTTCAAG CCCAGTTCTTTGGGCTCTCTGCTAGACCCAGCAGGAGCACCCTTCAACTCTCACCATCCTCCAGTCTCTTCTTCCGTTACCCCAGTGGCTTCTCCTTCCCTTAGTCTGTCCCACCCGTCTGCCTGtgcctctcctctcttctctttaCCTGGTTTAGAGCTGCACATAGACGAGGATGGAGGAGATGGTGGCATGTTGATGCCCCATCCAAGCCGTGTGCCTCCCCACAGTCCTACTTCCTCACTTTCTGCAGCCAGTGACCTAGAACTAGACTCTGTCATAGACGTCTCTGCAGCCATGCTGTCATCCCAAACCAAGGCTCTGCTAGTCCTTTCTCAAGCTGCTTCTTCTAACTCCAACCTGATGAGAAATAGCTCAAGTCCTTCCAATACCACCACCCCCTCACTCACCTCAGTAAACACTGTCCTAGACAACAAGTTCTCAAAGTCTCCAAGTCCGTCTGTGGAACGGGTTTCACCATCAGCTGCTTTTGGTAAACTGTCTTGTGCTCCTGAGACTCTGAGCAAGGGGTCTGCTTGTATTCATGacattgattttaatttttccGCTTCACCTTCTCTGAAAAACCTCACCCCTCCCCTCTCAGCTCCCTCACCCCACCCTGTCCCTGTCTCTATATCGCCATCTTCTGCACAAGTCTCCTCAAAAACATCCTCACCATCTACAGCCTCTCCATTGATGGTTCCCTCCCCACTGGCCTTCACTAGCACCAGCAGACAACACTTGGAGGCGGCGCCTGCTGTCCAGAGAGCCAGCCCCCTCTCTTTACAGCAACCCCTTGTGGTGGAGCCTTCCCTGGACGAGGCACTAGACAAGCTGCTTGCAATGAGTTTTGCGCAAAATCATACAGCGGCACAGGAGGAGGATCTACAGCTGAAGATGGAGGCACAGTGTCTAGGCAGTGGAATGCAGGATGTGCACGAGGAGCTCATCCTGCCCATGGACAGAAGCATCATGCAGCCCGACACTTTCACCAGCGCCACCAACACCATCACAGACGACTCTGTGGATGGAGGCACTGATGGGAACGGAGATCTGGACTGGGCTGACGAGGAGCTGTCCATGTCTCTGCATGATGGACTGGATGGCACCATGACGCCTTACACCGAGAGGCTGTACACAGATGGCAGCATGACCCCGCTGACAGAGGCCAGCTGGATGGATGAGTCCATGACCCCATCCTCATGCCCCGGGACCCCTGACGTTGCCCTGGACCTGCCCCTGCTTCAGTCTCCCAATATAGACAGAGTCTCTGCATCTGGACAT ATCAAATCAGTGATCAGGCGTACGAAGGAGACTCCCAATGTGCACCCCATGTACCGAGACGGTCATCTCCGCAGGAAGATGGGACCCGTCATTGTAAACAAGAACACCTCTCAGGACCGTCTGATAGAGGAGCTGCAGGGTAAGCTTGGGATCGGCCGCTCAGAGAGGCGCCGCAAACAGTCCGATGACTGGCTCACCGACGGTGTCGTCATCACGTCCAAACCGCAGCGTTTCCGTCCCGAAGGGGCCGGCAGTGAGGTCGACAAG ATCATAATTCCCCCAGAGTCGCCTGTCCCTGTGAGGAAGGTGCTCCCACCTCCTTCTCCCCCTACCCCTCGTCGCCCCCCTGTGGTAGAAGAACCTAAGCGACCCCTCCCTGTGCAGCAACCCCCGGTCCCAATACccccgcctcctcctccacctccctctccccctccacAGCCCATCCACGTTCAGGAACCAGTTCCCGCTGCACCTCcacagattattaaaccctcaGCTCCACCTGCCCCCACTCAGGAACCTCCTGCCCCCAAACCTGAGccccctcctcctgtccttAAAACCCCCACCCAGCCACCACCAGTGGAGCCAGTTGCACCCAAAGTTCTGGTGTCTGTAGGCTGCCAAACAGAGTATGATCCAATCTTCCCTCCAATGCAG ATTATGGCTCAAGGGAAAGGTGGGGCTCCTGGTGGTGCCCCGACACAAGTCAACAAGCTGGACAACATGCTTGGTAGCCTGCAGTCTGACCTCAACAAACTGGGGGTGCAGACGGTCGCTAAAGGAGTTTGCGGTGCCTGCTGTAAACCTATTGTGGGACAG GTGGTGACCGCCATGGGCCGCACGTGGCACCCTGAACACTTTGTGTGCACACACTGTCAAGAGGAGATTGGTTCCAGGAACTTCTTTGAGCGTGAAGGGCAGCCCTACTGTGAGAAAGATTACCATAATCTGTTCTCTCCACGATGCTACTACTGCAACGGGCCCATACTGGAT AAAGTTGTGACGGCGCTGGATAGGACATGGCATCCTGAACACTTCTTCTGCGCTCAGTGTGGATCTTTCTTTGGCCCAGAGG GTTTTCATGAAAAGGATGGAAAAGCCTATTGCAGGAAGGATTATTTCGATATGTTTGCACCGAAATGTGGCGGCTGTGCCAGAGCCATTCTGGAAAATTACATCTCGGCACTGAACTGTCTCTGGCATCCTGAGTGTTTTGTTTGCAGG GAGTGCTTCACCCCGTTTGTGAATGGCAGTTTCTTTGAGCACGACGGCCAGCCCTACTGTGAAGTGCACTACCACGAGCGCCGCGGCTCCCTCTGCTCCGGCTGCCAGAAGCCCATCACAGGACGCTGCATCACGGCCATGTCCAAGAAGTTCCACCCGGAGCACTTTGTCTGCGCCTTCTGCCTAAAACAGCTCAACAAAGGCACctttaaagaacaaaatgacaaacccTACTGCCACGGCTGCTTCATCAAGCTGTTCAGTTAG
- the ctu1 gene encoding cytoplasmic tRNA 2-thiolation protein 1 has protein sequence MPAQCSSCTDKRAVLKRPKTGHSLCKECFFWAFEEEVHQTIVAAELFKSGESVGIAASGGKDSTVLAHVMKLLNERYNYGLELMLISVDEGITGYRDDSLETVKRNQQQYELPLKIVSYEELYGWTMDAIVKQVGLKNNCTFCGVFRRQALDRGAVMLKVDKICTGHNADDVAETVLMNVLRGDIARLRRCTAISTSSEGEGVVPRCKPLKYAYEKEIVLYAYFKKLDYFSTECIYSPNAYRGYARTFLKDLESIRPSTIIDIIHSGENLSVREGVKMPVQGTCSRCGYISSQALCKSCVLLEGLNRGLPKLGIGKHHRLHDKILSQQPLTEKEERKLKSVDF, from the exons ATGCCAGCTCAGTGCAGCAGCTGCACTGACAAACGTGCTGTGCTGAAGCGTCCAAAGACTGGCCACTCGCTGTGCAAAGAGTGCTTTTTCTGGGCCTTTGAGGAGGAGGTACATCAGACCATCGTGGCAGCAGAGCTCTTCAAATCTGGGGAGTCCGTAGGAATTGCTGCCTCGGGAGGAAAGGACTCCACTGTGCTCGCACATGTAATGAAGCTCCTAAATGAGCGATACAACTATGGCCTGGAGCTTATGCTCATCTCAGTAGATGAAGGAATCACTGGTTACCGAGATGACTCCTTGGAGACGGTGAAGAGGAATCAGCAACAGTACGAACTGCCACTGAAGATTGTGTCGTATGAGGAGCTGTATGGCTGGACTATGGATGCTATAGTGAAACAAGTGGGACTGAAAAACAACTGCACCTTCTGTGGAGTGTTCAGAAGACAGGCGTTAGACAGAGGGGCTGTCATGCTGAAAGTGGACAAGATATGCACAG GTCACAATGCTGACGATGTAGCAGAAACTGTTCTGATGAACGTCTTGAGAGGGGACATAGCTCGACTGCGCCGCTGCACTGCCATTTCCACCTCCAGCGAAGGTGAAGGGGTCGTGCCACGCTGCAAGCCCCTCAAATACGCTTATGAGAAGGAGATTGTTCTGTATGCTTACTTTAAGAAGTTAGACTACTTCTCTACCGAATGTATCTATTCTCCCAATGCTTATCGTGGTTATGCAAGAACCTTCCTGAAGGACCTGGAGAGTATAAGGCCAAGCACCATAATAGATATTATCCACTCTGGGGAGAACCTGTCTGTGCGAGAGGGTGTGAAGATGCCCGTCCAGGGAACCTGCAGCCGCTGTGGCTACATCTCCAGTCAGGCGCTGTGCAAGTCCTGTGTGCTACTGGAGGGGCTGAACCGAGGTCTGCCAAAGCTGGGTATCGGCAAACACCACCGCCTGCATGATAAAATCCTCTCCCAGCAGCCTCtaacagagaaggaggagaggaagctGAAATCAGTGGACTTTTGA
- the crybb2 gene encoding beta-crystallin B2 isoform X1: protein MTGWTKLTTNEITLWECDTPGWGEATQSPLISVCWAYGRPICWSTWTLWVLLAEFPPLGVPYILRSSCHHKHTGTDRYCFILVNPFAMATDHQNPASKQQQPGSSAFKLIIYEQENFQGRCHELTGPCNNLQEAGVEKVGSILVLCGPWVGYEQANCQGEQYVFEKGEYPRWDSWTNSRRSDTIVAFRPIKVDSQEHKIVLYENPGFAGKKIEIIDDDVPSFHAHGYQEKVSSVRVQSGTWVGYQYPGYRGYQYLFEKGEYKDNSEFGAQFPQIQSVRRIRDMQWHQRGAFHPIN, encoded by the exons ATGACTGGCTGGACAAAACTGACAACTAATGAAATAACTTTGTGGGAGTGTGACACCCCGGGGTGGGGGGAGGCTACACAGTCACCCCTCATTTCAGTCTGCTGGGCCTATGGCAGGCCGATCTGCTGGTCGACTTGGACACTGTGGGTACTGTTGGCAGAGTTTCCACCCCTGGGCGTCCCGTATATATTGAGGTCGTCGTGccatcacaaacacactggcACAGACAGGTACTG tttcaTCCTTGTCAACCCATTCGCTATGGCCACAGACCACCAGAACCCTGCatccaagcagcagcagccaggcTCCAGTGCATTTAAG CTGATTATCTATGAGCAGGAAAACTTCCAGGGACGCTGCCACGAGCTGACTGGTCCCTGTAACAACCTCCAGGAAGCAGGCGTGGAGAAAGTGGGCTCCATACTGGTGCTGTGTGGACC ATGGGTGGGATACGAGCAGGCCAACTGTCAGGGGGAGCAGTATGTGTTTGAGAAGGGGGAGTATCCTCGCTGGGATTCCTGGACCAACAGCAGGCGTAGTGACACCATTGTTGCATTCCGCCCAATTAAAGTG GACAGCCAGGAGCACAAGATTGTCCTTTATGAAAACCCCGGATTTGCAGGGAAGAAGATAGAAATCATAGACGATGATGTCCCCAGCTTTCATGCACACGGATACCAGGAGAAGGTCTCCTCTGTTCGCGTCCAGAGTGGCAC TTGGGTGGGCTATCAGTATCCAGGATACAGAGGCTATCAGTACCTGTTTGAAAAGGGAGAATATAAGGACAACAGTGAGTTCGGGGCCCAGTTCCCTCAGATCCAGTCGGTTCGGCGCATCAGAGACATGCAGTGGCATCAGAGGGGTGCTTTTCACCCCATCAACTAA
- the crybb2 gene encoding beta-crystallin B2 isoform X2, whose product MTGWTKLTTNEITLWECDTPGWGEATQSPLISVCWAYGRPICWSTWTLWVLLAEFPPLGVPYILRSSCHHKHTGTDSFILVNPFAMATDHQNPASKQQQPGSSAFKLIIYEQENFQGRCHELTGPCNNLQEAGVEKVGSILVLCGPWVGYEQANCQGEQYVFEKGEYPRWDSWTNSRRSDTIVAFRPIKVDSQEHKIVLYENPGFAGKKIEIIDDDVPSFHAHGYQEKVSSVRVQSGTWVGYQYPGYRGYQYLFEKGEYKDNSEFGAQFPQIQSVRRIRDMQWHQRGAFHPIN is encoded by the exons ATGACTGGCTGGACAAAACTGACAACTAATGAAATAACTTTGTGGGAGTGTGACACCCCGGGGTGGGGGGAGGCTACACAGTCACCCCTCATTTCAGTCTGCTGGGCCTATGGCAGGCCGATCTGCTGGTCGACTTGGACACTGTGGGTACTGTTGGCAGAGTTTCCACCCCTGGGCGTCCCGTATATATTGAGGTCGTCGTGccatcacaaacacactggcACAGACAG tttcaTCCTTGTCAACCCATTCGCTATGGCCACAGACCACCAGAACCCTGCatccaagcagcagcagccaggcTCCAGTGCATTTAAG CTGATTATCTATGAGCAGGAAAACTTCCAGGGACGCTGCCACGAGCTGACTGGTCCCTGTAACAACCTCCAGGAAGCAGGCGTGGAGAAAGTGGGCTCCATACTGGTGCTGTGTGGACC ATGGGTGGGATACGAGCAGGCCAACTGTCAGGGGGAGCAGTATGTGTTTGAGAAGGGGGAGTATCCTCGCTGGGATTCCTGGACCAACAGCAGGCGTAGTGACACCATTGTTGCATTCCGCCCAATTAAAGTG GACAGCCAGGAGCACAAGATTGTCCTTTATGAAAACCCCGGATTTGCAGGGAAGAAGATAGAAATCATAGACGATGATGTCCCCAGCTTTCATGCACACGGATACCAGGAGAAGGTCTCCTCTGTTCGCGTCCAGAGTGGCAC TTGGGTGGGCTATCAGTATCCAGGATACAGAGGCTATCAGTACCTGTTTGAAAAGGGAGAATATAAGGACAACAGTGAGTTCGGGGCCCAGTTCCCTCAGATCCAGTCGGTTCGGCGCATCAGAGACATGCAGTGGCATCAGAGGGGTGCTTTTCACCCCATCAACTAA
- the crybb3 gene encoding beta-crystallin B3 encodes MSEQQSAPEQLAAGKSQGGAGATYKVVLFEFENFQGCKAEFSAECKDVTEKGLEKVGSVIVESGPWVGYDRHGFTGEQFILEKGEYPRWDTWTNSQNSYSLFSLRPLKVDSAEHKLHLYENPGFTGRKMEIVDDDVPSLWGHGFQDRVASVKALNGTWVGYMYPGYRGRQFVFERGDFKHWNDWEAPAPQIQSVRRVRDMQWHKRGCFTVPDPAPAPGPGPDPDPAPAPPAPPAAAGSS; translated from the exons ATGTCGGAGCAGCAGAGTGCCCCAGAGCAGCTGGCTGCTGGGAAGAGCCAGGGTGGAGCTGGAGCCACATATAAG GTGGTGCTGTTTGAATTCGAAAACTTCCAGGGCTGCAAGGCGGAGTTCTCTGCAGAGTGTAAAGATGTGACAGAGAAGGGGCTGGAAAAGGTTGGCTCTGTGATAGTTGAGTCGGGACC CTGGGTGGGTTATGATCGGCATGGGTTCACAGGGGAGCAGTTTATTCTAGAGAAGGGCGAGTATCCTCGCTGGGACACCTGGACCAACAGTCAGAACAGCTACTCCCTCTTCTCTCTAAGGCCACTCAAAGTG GACAGTGCTGAACACAAGCTCCACCTGTATGAGAACCCCGGGTTTACTGGCAGAAAGATGGAGATAGTTGATGATGATGTGCCCAGTTTGTGGGGACACGGTTTTCAGGATCGTGTAGCAAGTGTCAAGGCTCTGAATGGAAC ATGGGTGGGCTACATGTACCCAGGCTACAGAGGTCGGCAGTTTGTGTTTGAACGAGGAGATTTCAAGCACTGGAATGACTGGGAGGCCCCTGCGCCCCAGATCCAGTCTGTCCGACGTGTGCGGGACATGCAGTGGCACAAGAGGGGCTGTTTCACTGTTCCCGACCCGGCTCCAGCTCCCGGCCCCGGCCCGGACCCCGACCCTGCCCCAGCACCTCCTGcccctcctgctgcagctggatcCAGCTGA